Proteins co-encoded in one Arachis stenosperma cultivar V10309 chromosome 7, arast.V10309.gnm1.PFL2, whole genome shotgun sequence genomic window:
- the LOC130940173 gene encoding sedoheptulose-1,7-bisphosphatase, chloroplastic: METGIACYTTRAAFLPTGIPFKHSPPSISPSFGFKSLKSSSLFGESLRVSSKSTHKVSKAKGVSHITRCEIGDSLEEFLTKATPDKGLIRLLMSMGEALRTISFKVKTASCGGTQCVNSFGDEQLAVDLLANKLLFEALEYSHVCKYACSEENPELLDMGGPVEGGFSVAFDPLDGSSIVDTNFTVGTIFGVWPGDKLTGVTGRDQVAAAMGVMGPRTTYVIAVKGFPGTHEFLLLDEGKWQHVKETTEIGEGKLFSPGNLRATADNPNYDKLINYYVTEKYTLRYTGGMVPDVNQIIVKEKGIFTNVASPSAKAKLRLLFEVAPLGLLIENAGGYSTDGQQSVLDKVITNVDDRTQVAYGSKNEIIRVEETLYGSSRLKGGVPVGAAA; the protein is encoded by the exons ATGGAAACTGGCATAGCATGCTATACTACCCGTGCTGCTTTCTTGCCTACTGGTATTCCTTTCAAGCACTCTCCTCCTTCTATATCTCCATCTTTTGGCTTCAAG AGTCTGAAATCAAGCTCTTTATTTGGAGAATCACTAAGAGTGTCATCCAAATCAACACACAAGGTTTCAAAGGCAAAGGGCGTTTCACACATAACAAGATGTGAAATTGGTGACAGTCTG GAAGAATTCCTTACCAAGGCAACACCAGATAAGGGGTTGATTAGGTTGTTGATGTCGATGGGAGAAGCACTAAGAACAATTTCTTTCAAAGTGAAGACAGCATCTTGTGGTGGAACACAATGTGTGAATTCCTTTGGGGATGAGCAGCTTGCTGTTGATTTGCTAGCTAACAAGCTTCTCTTTGAG GCTTTGGAATACTCTCATGTATGCAAGTATGCATGTTCCGAGGAAAATCCAGAGCTCCTCGACATGGGAGGTCCAGTGGAAG GTGGATTTAGTGTTGCATTTGACCCCCTTGATGGATCCAGCATAGTGGACACAAATTTCACAGTTGGAACAATCTTTGGCGTGTGGCCAGGCGATAAGTTGACCGGAGTCACCGGTAGAGATCAAGTCGCCGCCGCCATGGGTGTTATGGGTCCTAGAACCACCTATGTCATTGCTGTTAAAGGCTTTCCCGGAACTcatgaatttcttcttcttgacgaag GAAAATGGCAGCATGTCAAAGAGACTACAGAAATTGGTGAGGGAAAATTATTCTCCCCGGGAAATTTGAGAGCCACAGCTGACAACCCCAATTATGACAAG TTAATCAACTACTATGTCACTGAAAAGTACACTTTGAGATACACAGGAGGAATGGTGCCAGATGTCAACCag ATTATTGTAAAAGAAAAGGGCATATTCACAAACGTGGCATCCCCATCAGCAAAAGCCAAGTTGAGGCTTTTGTTTGAGGTGGCTCCTTTGGGGTTGTTGATTGAGAATGCTGGTGGTTACAGCACTGATGGTCAACAATCTGTGCTAGACAAAGTTATAACCAATGTTGATGACAGAACTCAAGTTGCTTATGGATCAAAGAATGAGATCATTAGGGTTGAAGAAACCCTTTATGGTTCATCTAGGCTCAAGGGTGGTGTACCTGTTGGAGCAGCTGCTTGA